A portion of the Sabethes cyaneus chromosome 3, idSabCyanKW18_F2, whole genome shotgun sequence genome contains these proteins:
- the LOC128744698 gene encoding proteasome activator complex subunit 4A-like gives MDDESSDSLDSSRVKRNERFEKLGFRPQKELFCNKFLPYADRLDDESQAMLDNIKNNLGKATAMREITPGVAIYVSRLTKYIKLYGMKFSKEDHIKFVKLLLELISIPNLEPDKVNKFCYALTVLLRKPEWLSPDDIQIDWRPLYKLSNLILNKNCSKGDLYRCFASLETNLQFAIQYCAPYFPRSTTQEILDELLPKLQPLDTGRVIDTFGMLHIFLSCEHDYDLWFDKFMTIWDAYHNPPWSIDMMTIFANVGFKNIGYIDWEPYIPTMFARILRAIDFPVSYKNTKSSKLQSLAPQSIAIWIVSVLGPRTSAQQYLSKFMATIESYLHPANMGKWVSMLGEILVQLPKYFFDRLILERYRKHPYRRPIPESHKLTEDCINAFVECLKPVAFQAMYSRMNPQDVGKIFQHLADLRPELIIPTIIDRVYASLDSLTEPHKMTAALQSLIGVSRALVSGHKGYTEGRNHVIPIFFATLPGIDPNDFKKTSITFHFLTSISFLIPIIDCSQAGQHHELTDDERMLCEQTADFESFVLQYMDRIFMLIESSSVDNVRMEQSDSDSMRSKMESISEALVQACTHGILGQCSQDILNASSKKLIDYIKTRLLEPKVAGQLVGCLVRVFARINGMEVLRSLMPYVIQTIERYMEDHDDIAEVEKQSDEMVYYMLLLTNMMRGDPKEVVKYVDDVVPILDKLLKFKCKQANKYGSTLLANLMSNLSTLQTLDVKNSPDSFEKPLSQFLPIRSWGEKMPPDGKINWCVPDQTSLKVCEKLMHRYLIPIMDNFQKYCNDEMEISRDDINRDVTVIQSLIRCSNFLPNWDDEEPLKLFDTCLDRLEMRWVVSRGFEDLTIKMPDGGNVRKAVIRSISALQRKILEKSEDDIKSLKSILVIYEKIFIRKHANSPFDNQVKNFNNTKKFQTYRLTRFKRDVRAVVATRVIMQQDCRDEMDQPLFSATHLEVMMNLLELSTSHYSSVRGAAQTKLFNMLTTFSFSYKFLSDKIVEHLQLDSNEQHERFKGMLYVLVSNRRSRLVIKHDWEFLSRVWISLLQSKLSEKPSVVKLLDAITEVINNEFPTTTTELEVSESCVQCGLALRTRDELLDIESGRQARIAKNQKNIHIYYDLIEQILTIVENDKLHWRYHYMASSMLYNLVHPLTKYPASVARFAVNNLIHDSLDERKMAICVLNHVLRQQKREHKKLAISPYAIAGIAAEKVPINGSNVCPGYREDNQWLQYDVMKVPKDQEEWDQPRYLYKTDGFFGWSSNFAVYAPSAVQPKLDRTPDDMNEWECILFRFFEQQENVDKLIKFWSLEEKKGRDKFNRNRFCLIKGLMNTFGDLFLDKFLVHLRRLIDDKTSESSHRCAAEVMAGIMRGAKHWPYDKTAKMYDELVPLIRLALNNVTVDTDVYWGTCFATAAENMDPSKQYWLHEVLLEDPLQETTSFIDCNRLYCLQGAFNQHVWRMTSVAKRLLEYLRPYLNHSFQNVRERLGSTLINIFEADLRFNGQLGLELSPKTADMIEYVMPKLGVLLHKEHPTAASDSTDAGGTVVQDEAKKEGNEYEVAVRLFKTVAQWLTCAINRCSNGNEIEYFELLPIACRLERCEQDQELAEICTTLLAMISQALTLVPCMDAALNKIADISKMASWSARRAVIDVLQVLVFYNMTIILSNEQWKTKTQEIVLRLLEDNVVEVREKAAEVLCGLLHCCFLTATDELLELFKEKCRTKMIKAKRLRVAPSCSSEANKSDGLEANAVRARHSGVLGLCAFISAYPYEVPEFVPNVFEHLGAHLNDPQPIPATIRKTMGDFKRTHHDNWEVHQLKFTEDQLAVLSDLTIPPSYYA, from the exons ATGGATGACGAAAGCAGCGACAGCTTGGACTCGAGTAGAGTTAAGCGGAATGAGAGGTTCGAAAAACTGGGATTCCGCCCGCAGAAGGAATTGTTCTGCAACAAGTTTCTTCCGTACGCGGACCGTTTGGACGATGAATCGCAAGCCATGTTGGAcaacataaaaaataatttaggGAAAGCCACGGCCATGCGAGAAATAACCCCGGGAGTGGCGATTTATGTTTCTCGGTTGACCAA GTACATCAAATTGtatggaatgaaattttctaaGGAAGATCATATAAAGTTTGTGAAATTGTTATTGGAACTCATTAGCATTCCAAATCTTGAACCAGATAAAGTTAACAAATTTTGCTATGCCCTCACTGTTTTGCTAAG GAAACCAGAATGGTTAAGCCCAGATGATATACAGATTGATTGGCGTCCGCTATACAAATTGAGTAACTTGATCCTAAATAAGAACTGTAGCAAAGGAGACCTCTATCGTTGTTTTGC TTCGCTTGAAACCAATCTTCAATTTGCTATCCAGTATTGTGCACC ATATTTCCCACGTTCAACAACGCAGGAAATACTTGATGAACTTCTGCCTAAGCTGCAACCGTTGGACACCGGAAGAGTTATTGATACGTTTGGCATGTTGCACATCTTTCTCAGCTGCGAGCATGATTACGATTTATGGTTCGACAAGTTTATGACCATCTGGGATGCGTATCATAATCCACCGTGGAGCATTGATATGATGACCATTTTTGCAAACGTTGGCTTCAAAAATATCGGCTACATCGATTGGGAACCGTACATCCCGACCATGTTCGCTCGAATACTACGAGCCATTGATTTTCCTGTCAGttacaaaaatacgaaaagctccAAGCTTCAAAGCTTAGCACCGCAGTCCATCGCGATTTGGATTGTATCAGTACTGGGCCCGCGTACCTCGGCGCAGCAATATTTGAGTAAATTCATGGCTACAATCGAGTCCTATCTTCACCCTGCAAACATGGGTAAATGGGTGTCAATGCTGGGAGAAATTTTAGTTCAACTGCCTAAGtattttttcgatcgattgattTTGGAGCGCTATCGGAAGCACCCTTATCGACGACCAATCCCGGAAAGCCATAAATTGACCGAGGATTGTATAAATGCGTTTGTGGAATGCCTAAAACCGGTCGCGTTCCAAGCAATGTATTCTAGGATGAATCCTCAAGACGTCGGAAAAattttccagcaccttgccgatTTGCGACCGGAACTGATTATTCCTACTATCATTGATCGAGTATATGCAAGCTTGGATTCATTAACCGAACCGCACAAAATGACTGCCGCTTTGCAAAGTTTGATAGGTGTTTCGAGGGCGCTAGTTTCCGGCCACAAAGGGTATACGGAGGGCCGCAATCACGTCATTCCTATTTTCTTTGCTACTCTACCCGGTATCGATCCAAATGACTTCAAGAAGACATCTATCACATTCCACTTTCTGACATCCATATCTTTCCTCATTCCGATCATAGATTGTTCGCAAGCCGGACAGCACCATGAGCTGACGGATGATGAACGGATGCTTTGTGAGCAAACAGCGGATTTCGAGAGCTTTGTGTTGCAATATATGGATAGAATATTTATGCTTATAGAAAGCAGTTCGGTTGACAATGTGCGCATGGAACAATCGGATTCAGATTCGATGCGATCAAAGATGGAATCGATATCCGAAGCTTTGGTGCAGGCATGTACTCACGGGATTTTGGGTCAATGTTCACAGGATATACTTAATGCTTCctcgaaaaaattgattgaTTACATCAAAACGCGTCTtttggaaccgaaagtggcaGGACAGTTGGTTGGCTGTTTGGTTCGCGTTTTTGCGCGCATCAATGGAATGGAAGTGCTACGATCGTTAATGCCTTATGTGATACAAACAATAGAAAGGTACATGGAAGATCACGACGATATTGCTGAAGTGGAGAAACAAAGCGACGAAATGGTTTACTATATGCTACTGTTGACTAACATGATGCGCGGGGACCCTAAAGAAGTAGTGAAGTATGTGGATGACGTTGTACCTATTTTGGATAAGCTTCTGAAATTTAAGTGCAAACAAGCAAACAAGTACGGTTCGACATTGCTGGCTAACTTAATGAGTAATCTGTCCACGTTGCAAACTTTGGATGTTAAGAATAGTCCAGATAGTTTCGAGAAGCCTCTATCCCAGTTCCTGCCAATTCGAAGTTGGGGTGAGAAAATGCCACCGGATGGCAAAATTAATTGGTGTGTCCCAGATCAGACATCGTTGAAAGTGTGCGAGAAACTAATGCACCGTTACTTGATTCCGATTATGGACAACTTCCAAAAGTATTGCAATGATGAAATGGAAATTTCTCGTGATGATATTAACCGTGACGTTACGGTTATCCAGTCATTGATACGGTGCTCGAATTTCCTGCCCAACTGGGACGATGAGGAACCGTTGAAACTGTTCGATACCTGTTTGGACCGGCTGGAGATGAGATGGGTAGTTTCGAGAGGTTTCGAAGATCTTACCATTAAAATGCCGGATGGCGGAAACGTTCGGAAGGCTGTCATAAGATCGATAAGTGCGTTGCAGAGGAAAATCCTCGAAAAATCAGAAGACGATATAAAATCTTTGAAATCGATCTTAGTAATATACGAGAAAATCTTCATTCGTAAACACGCAAACAGTCCTTTTGATAATCAGGTCAAAAACTttaataacacaaaaaaattccaaacctACCGGCTTACGCGGTTCAAGCGAGATGTTCGGGCAGTTGTCGCGACCAGGGTTATAATGCAGCAAGACTGTCGCGATGAAATGGACCAACCGCTGTTTTCGGCGACGCATCTGGAAGTGATGATGAATCTTTTGGAACTGTCCACTTCTCACTACAGCAGTGTTCGCGGAGCGGCTCAAACCAAACTGTTCAATATGCTTACGACTTTCTCATTCAGCTACAAATTTCTGTCCGATAAAATTGTGGAACATTTGCAGTTGGATTCAAACGAACAGCACGAACGATTCAAAGGTATGCTGTACGTTTTGGTGTCCAATCGTAGATCCCGTTTGGTTATCAAACATGATTGGGAGTTCCTTAGTAGGGTTTGGATTAGTTTGTTGCAATCGAAGCTTTCGGAGAAGCCATCAGTTGTGAAGTTGTTGGATGCCATCACGGAGGTGATCAACAATGAATTTCCAACGACTACTACGGAGCTGGAAGTTTCGGAAAGTTGTGTTCAGTGCGGCTTAGCACTCAGGACGCGTGATGAACTGTTGGACATAGAATCAGGACGACAAGCGCGGatagcaaaaaatcaaaaaaatattcatatttATTACGATCTTATAGAACAGATTCTTACAATTGTGGAAAACGATAAGCTTCACTGGCGATACCATTACATGGCGTCCTCTATGCTATATAACCTAGTACACCCCTTGACAAAGTATCCCGCGTCCGTAGCTCGTTTTGCAGTGAATAATTTGATTCATGATTCACTGGATGAACGAAAAATGGCTATTTGTGTGCTTAATCACGTGTTGCGTCAACAAAAGCGTGAGCATAAGAAACTTGCCATCAGTCCGTATGCCATAGCAGGTATTGCGGCTGAGAAGGTCCCTATCAATGGTTCAAACGTTTGTCCAGGCTATCGGGAAGATAATCAATGGCTTCAGTACGATGTAATGAAAGTACCGAAGGATCAAGAAGAATGGGATCAACCGCGTTATCTATATAAAACGGATGGATTCTTTGGCTGGAGTAGTAACTTTGCTGTTTACGCACCAAGTGCTGTTCAACCGAAGTTGGATAGAACGCCTGATGACATGAACGAATGGGAATGCATCTTGTTTCGATTTTTTGAGCAACAGGAAAACGTagataaattaattaaattttggtCATTAGAGGAAAAGAAAGGCCGCGACAAATTCAACAGAAACCGTTTCTGTTTAATAAAGGGATTGATGAATACCTTTGGGGATTTATTTTTGGATAAATTCCTAGTACACTTGCGACGACTTATTGATGATAAAACATCGGAGAGTAGTCATCGGTGTGCTGCTGAGGTAATGGCTGGAATAATGCGAGGGGCTAAACATTGGCCTTACGACAAAACTGCCAAGATGTACGACGAGCTAGTTCCACTGATCCGGCTTGCGTTGAACAATGTAACGGTGGATACCGATGTGTACTGGGGCACATGTTTCGCTACGGCAGCGGAAAATATGGATCCTTCCAAGCAGTACTGGTTGCACGAAGTTTTGCTAGAAGATCCATTGCAGGAAACTACCAGTTTCATCGATTGCAATCGGCTGTATTGCCTGCAGGGAGCTTTTAATCAACATGTCTGGAGAATGACTAGCGTTGCCAAGCGTTTGCTAGAATACCTAAGGCCGTATCTTAACCATTCATTTCAAAATGTACGGGAACGGCTAGGCAGCACGTTGATCAATATttttgaagccgatttgcgctTCAATGGTCAACTAGGATTAGAACTATCGCCGAAGACAGCCGATATGATCGAGTACGTAATGCCGAAACTCGGGGTCTTGCTGCACAAGGAACATCCAACTGCTGCGTCCGATAGTACAGATGCTGGCGGCACCGTCGTTCAGGATGAAGCGAAAAAAGAAGGCAACGAGTATGAAGTAGCTGTGAGATTGTTTAAAACCG TTGCTCAATGGCTGACCTGCGCGATTAACCGTTGCTCGAACGGAAACGAAATCGAGTACTTCGAGCTGTTGCCGATCGCTTGCCGGCTGGAGCGTTGCGAACAAGATCAGGAGCTGGCCGAGATTTGCACCACTCTACTGGCGATGATTTCACAAGCCCTTACGCTGGTGCCATGTATGGATGCTGCTCTAAACAAGATAGCCGACATTTCGAAAATGGCATCGTGGTCAGCACGGCGAGCAGTGATTGACGTACTACAGGTTTTGGTATTCTACAATATGACAATAATTCTAAGCAATGAACAGTGGAAAACGAAAACACAAGAAATTGTTCTTCGTTTGTTGGAAGACAATGTCGTGGAAGTAAGGGAAAAAGCTGCCGAGGTTCTTTGTGGTTTACTGCATTGTTGCTTCCTCACGGctaccgacgagctcttggaattattcaaagaaaaatgtcgTACAAAAATGATCAAAGCTAAAAGGTTGAGAGTAGCCCCAAGCTGTTCCAGTGAAGCAAATAAAAGCGATGG gcTGGAAGCAAACGCGGTTCGTGCACGCCACTCCGGTGTTCTCGGGCTATGTGCCTTTATTTCTGCGTATCCGTACGAAGTGCCTGAATTTGTTCCGAATGTTTTTGAACATTTGGGAGCACATCTAAATGATCCGCAGCCGATTCCA GCGACGATACGTAAAACAATGGGTGATTTCAAACGAACTCATCACGATAACTGGGAGGTACATCAGCTCAAATTCACCGAAGACCAACTTGCCGTATTGAGTGATTTAACGATTCCACCTTCATATTATGCGTGA
- the LOC128739764 gene encoding vitellogenin-3-like, with protein MHVLRILLFPVAIIVVKAKSRISARLISNIPLLLPSFEEIGEFGKQTLLGYPLEAVSMGIHIFCSAAVATNGTEPFYEPNLNLMNYVLFTDSGNYSYSLSQSADLWKSARFNYEYQTVILVTGWLTTVNEGNEAIDAFFKAYKTRGRVNFIAIDTASHLNTLYTWSSFNTNNLGAAIRDSLADLVQYVKPQSIHLIGHSLGAHISGAAGRRFQELKGFNLPRITGLDPANPCFNEGEFLSGLGRGDADFVDVIHSNVRVLGKRDPIGDIDFYPNGLNSIQPGCYTVTCSHSRAWEYYVESVYPGNEQNFIGVKCNGLSALISGLCNRQKATMGFAASIGAKGNFFLLVNSESPYGRKQIFKLNSS; from the exons ATGCACGTCTTGCGTATCTTGCTATTTCCGGTTGCCATAATA GTCGTGAAGGCCAAGTCTCGAATCAGTGCGCGATTGATCAGCAATATTCCATTACTTTTACCGAGTTTCGAGGAGATCGGTGAATTTGGCAAACAAACGTTGCTTGGTTATCCGCTGGAAGCTGTATCTATGGGAATACACATCTTTTGTTCTGCTGCGGTTGCAACTAATGGCACTGAACCGTTCTATGAGCCGAATTTAAACTTGATGAATTACGTGTTGTTCACTGATAGCGGAAATTATTCATATTCTCTAAGTCAGTCGGCCGATCTGTGGAAAAGTGCACGATTCAACTACGAGTATCAAACAGTAATTTTAGTGACCGGTTGGTTGACAACTGTTAATGAGGGTAACGAAGCTATAGACGCATTTTTCAAGGCTTATAAAACCAGAGGACGAGTTAACTTCATAGCCATTGATACGGCTTCACACCTCAATACATTGTACACATGGTCATCGTTTAACACGAATAATCTGGGAGCAGCTATCCGCGATAGTCTTGCGGATTTGGTACAGTATGTGAAACCGCAGTCAATTCATCTGATCGGACACAGTCTGGGAGCACACATCAGCGGAGCAGCTGGACGACGTTTCCAGGAATTGAAAGGGTTTAATCTTCCCCGAATAACCGGTCTTGATCCAGCGAATCCGTGCTTCAACGAAGGGGAGTTTCTGTCCGGGTTGGGACGTGGCGACGCCGATTTTGTAGATGTCATTCATTCCAACGTCCGAGTGTTGGGAAAACGCGATCCAATCGGAGACATCGATTTTTATCCAAATGG GTTAAACTCAATTCAACCTGGTTGCTACACAGTGACCTGCTCACACAGCCGGGCTTGGGAATATTACGTCGAAAGCGTGTATCCAGGAAACGAACAAAATTTCATAGGCGTAAAATGCAATGGACTGTCTGCCCTGATAAGTGGCCTATGCAACAGACAAAAAGCTACAATGGGATTTGCGGCTAGCATAGGTGCAAAAGGAAACTTTTTTCTGCTCGTGAACTCAGAGTCACCTTATGgaagaaaacaaattttcaaactgAACAGTAGCTAA
- the LOC128743525 gene encoding inactive rhomboid protein 1-like — MSSMEDCSEYINSSHPQQQHHRHGHHPQQQQQQQQIHHQQQQHNQTKLSAVLSSSTLSHHQGQGQLLQSGGPSGSNNTLSRGSRRSSYGPSPYQQQLVPQAVNYHDGLSMADNISVGGGSIISNHSGQRYVPDLHYGTLSNRIIHSERYVIDDSSCLQPPSPAPSNDHYVMGMPSPSPSAHHYPERHYTLQQRTMSPSNSRYRHSLTENYRDISPQCDRFIPPPAHFLGATNPLAASDTYGYLNSNVHTPVKRYVPTPPPQEPTYQPQTQLMTAILTQTAVTTSQQRGNHLTNTLPYRFRVKSCPNEQTISTPQSFDTSDHYVTPPRVRPQKCSSSLTASCSVPNSALSSQALSTARQTGQSTEYLLARTPSADFLDQPSCRVATPVSVMSEPNGSASCLHCNTLRRTTGVHQTTQTSGPISPQPLSLSSATESTGRNSPLSPTSLSTPMPTAPSSNSLQQPSHNIHQQLQHHLQQSAQSPSTMLTATQSQPQIAIEHYNAHESSDISTIPRNQAKQQLQQPQHLSANSSEQSIMTSSNSRSILVQYQQPNILQQPPAPQQTVQPPPAAQSVPPQQLIPQQIPQMQLQSAPASQSQLVAATPAPVSLPGPSLSAQHSPPVSESPASTLQRNAQLIFRPSAPSISRKQRVKEYMKHQTAKFFGVDNLNEEYERQKWEDRQKRFAFRRFGQLKDEYDFPFRNNNTNNNAVEENAAPIDRPDVLPAQSQDERDTEQSRRQRANPRHTYDASSDTFIFKAERKPSVPTVIWNGISFLVHSITRKRLRKQKQWSRSFAPAHVELTGDDNELCDGLQPIQDDETFFDTPVPPTAQQPNPGQIVDNSRQLFVSENDRGLGATTDSGIINGWRTRSSELHLQAREGANGTLGQRISSHILDGVLDNSMRPIANKIKLLRPNLLDDRYDYRPFFTYWINTVQVLVLVISLICYGFGPIGIGMEYKTAQVLVTSLSLQQVHHQETRNVWIGLKNIDIVHLGAKYGACMRRDSRISEVITKTRKQERETACCIRNDDSGCVQSSQADCSMRGLWPTKTIATWKKWSPGESGPGGRISGSVCGLDPKYCDAPASIAPHEWPDDITKWPICRKNNQFSQRFRFKDHTAEHMICEVIGHPCCIGIYGECRITTREYCDFVNGYFHEEASLCSQISCLNDVCGMFPFIANNYPDQFYRLFTSLCLHAGIIHLVITVAFQHMLMSDLERLIGPLRMAILYIGSGIAGNLTSAIFVPYKAEVGPLPSLAGVLSSLMVQLILCHWKSLKKPHVAMIKLLIIGCTLFGLGTLPWQQNFTGLIAGLLFGIGLTLAFVPFVSVTKHSRKNKINLIWTCMVIQFIVCAVMFIIFYVFPMLFSSLNFIDGNQLSDHNSAHSYHDHYNLYEGYQNYNPGIGNGHGHNHGNGGGIINGGNHIVTTYNVNNNFKSPTSHGGGILYNHHDYGGGGGGGISMSGGINRISSSNNNKNNNLLKGISMCEKGQCVQRQPRSADTNA; from the exons ATGTCTTCTATGGAGGACTGCTCAGAGTACATAAATTCTAGCCATCCACAACAGCAACATCATCGACATGGCCATCAtccgcagcagcaacaacaacaacaacaaattcATCATCAACAGCAACAGCACAATCAAACCAAGCTATCAGCTGTATTATCATCCAGCACGTTGTCGCATCATCAGGGTCAAGGGCAACTCCTACAATCGGGAGGCCCCAGTGGGAGTAACAATACACTGTCTCGAGGAAGTCGTCGGTCCTCCTATGGACCTAGCCCCTATCAACAGCAGCTGGTCCCGCAAGCTGTAAACTATCATGATGGTTTGAGTATGGCAGACAACATCTCCGTGGGAGGCGGTAGCATAATTAGTAACCATTCTGGCCAACGTTATGTACCCGATCTTCACTATGGAACGCTTAGTAATAGGATTATCCACAGTGAACGATACGTCATTGATGATAGCAGCTGTTTGCAACCTCCATCGCCAGCGCCTAGCAACGATCACTACGTCATGGGAATGCCATCACCATCACCCTCAGCACATCACTATCCGGAGCGTCATTACACACTACAACAGAGAACGATGAGCCCCTCAAATAGCAG ATACCGCCATAGTTTAACCGAGAATTACCGCGATATTTCTCCCCAATGTGATCGATTCATCCCTCCTCCAGCACACTTTCTTGGCGCTACAAATCCTCTCGCTGCCTCAGACACTTACGGATATCTGAATTCAAATGTCCACACCCCAGTCAAACGATATGTTCCCACTCCACCACCCCAAGAACCAACGTATCAACCGCAGACGCAACTAATGACCGCTATCCTTACGCAAACTGCGGTTACCACATCACAACAGAGGGGAAATCATCTAACCAACACATTGCCATATCGTTTTCGAGTCAAATCATGCCCGAACGAGCAGACCATTTCAACGCCGCAAAGTTTTGATACATCCGATCATTATGTCACACCACCACGTGTTCGTCCGCAGAAATGTTCATCATCTCTGACAGCCAGCTGTTCGGTTCCGAATTCTGCGCTATCTTCACAAGCCCTAAGCACAGCACGTCAAACGGGTCAAAGCACCGAATATCTTCTAGCACGCACACCGAGTGCAGATTTCCTCGATCAGCCATCTTGTCGAGTAGCCACACCGGTCAGTGTTATGAGTGAACCAAATGGTAGTGCGTCGTGTCTGCACTGCAATACTCTACGCAGAACAACTGGGGTGCACCAGACTACACAAACCAGCGGTCCCATCAGTCCTCAACCCCTGTCATTATCTTCAGCAACAGAGTCAACCGGTCGGAACTCGCCTTTGAGTCCAACATCGCTATCAACACCGATGCCTACCGCGCCATCTTCAAACAGCTTGCAACAACCATCACACAATATTCATCAGCAACTTCAGCACCATCTGCAACAATCAGCACAATCTCCATCAACCATGCTGACGGCAACGCAATCACAGCCACAAATAGCAATCGAACACTACAATGCACATGAGTCAAGCGACATCTCAACAATTCCAAGAAATCAGGCCAAACAGCAACTGCAACAGCCACAACATTTATCGGCCAACTCATCAGAGCAAAGCATTATGACCAGTAGCAACAGTAGGTCTATATTGGTTCAATATCAGCAGCCAAACATTTTACAACAACCACCCGCACCGCAACAAACAGTGCAACCACCGCCAGCCGCACAATCTGTACCACCGCAACAATTGATCCCACAGCAAATTCCACAAATGCAACTACAATCTGCGCCAGCGTCACAGTCGCAGCTAGTGGCGGCAACACCTGCACCAGTATCGCTCCCGGGACCATCTCTATCAGCACAACACTCACCGCCGGTTAGCGAGTCACCGGCTTCCACGCTACAACGCAATGCACAGCTGATCTTTCGTCCATCTGCTCCTAGCATTTCTCGAAAGCAGCGTGTAAAAGAATATATGAAACATCAAACGGCGAAGTTCTTTGGTGTAGATAACTTAAATGAAGAATACGAGCGTCAGAAATGGGAAGATCGCCAGAAACGTTTCGCGTTCCGACGGTTTGGTCAGTTGAAAGATGAATACGATTTTCCGTTTCGCAACAATAATACAAACAACAACGCAGTGGAGGAAAATGCTGCTCCCATCGACAGACCGGATGTACTGCCCGCACAAAGCCAAGATGAGCGCGATACAGAACAAAGCCGACGACAGCGAGCAAACCCGCGTCATACTTATGACGCTAGCTCGGATACGTTCATATTCAAAGCTGAACGAAAGCCTTCCGTACCGACAGTGATCTGGAATGGCATATCCTTTCTGGTGCATAGTATTACAAGAAAACGCTTGCGGAAACAGAAACAGTGGTCACGTAGCTTTGCTCCCGCTCACGTTGAACTCACTGGCGATGATAATGAGCTTTGCGATGGATTACAACCAATACAGGATGACGAAACATTTTTCGACACACCTGTTCCACCAACTGCCCAACAACCCAACCCGGGCCAGATTGTGGACAATTCCCGTCAGCTATTTGTATCCGAAAACGATCGGGGATTGGGCGCAACTACCGACAGTGGGATAATCAATGGATGGCGTACCAGGTCTTCCGAACTCCATCTACAAGCACGAGAAGGCGCCAACGGTACACTTGGTCAACGAATTTCCTCACACATTCTGGATGGAGTCCTAGATAACTCAATGAGGCCAATagcaaataaaattaaacttcTACGACCAAATCTGCTCGATGACCGCTATGATTACAGGCCGTTTTTCACCTACTGGATCAATACGGTTCAGGTGCTTGTACTCGTTATTTCTCTAATCTGTTACGGATTCGGCCCGATTGGAATCGGTATGGAGTACAAGACGGCTCAGGTGCTGGTAACAAGCTTGAGTTTACAACAG GTTCATCATCAAGAAACGCGTAATGTATGGATAGGATTAAAAAATATCGACATTGTGCACCTGGGTGCAAAGTACGGAGCTTGTATGCGGCGCGATTCTCGAATATCGGAGGTAATTACGAAAACACGCAAACAGGAACGTGAGACGGCCTGCTGTATTCGTAATGACGATTCTGGATGCGTCCAAAGTTCCCAAGCGGACTGCTCGATGCGTGGCCTCTGGCCAACg AAAACAATTGCTACTTGGAAGAAATGGTCACCGGGTGAATCTGGCCCTGGTGGACGCATTTCCGGCAGTGTTTGTGGTCTCGATCCAAAATACTGCGACGCTCCTGCTTCCATCGCACCGCACGAATGGCCGGACGATATCACAAAATGGCCGATCTGTCGTAAGAATAATCAATTCTCCCAGCGATTCCGATTCAAGGATCACACCGCCGAGCACATGATTTGCGAGGTGATAGGCCACCCGTGCTGTATCGGGATCTACGGTGAGTGCCGCATCACCACCAGAGAGTATTGTGATTTCGTCAACGGGTACTTCCATGAAGAGGCATCTCTCTGCTCGCAG ATTTCTTGTTTGAACGACGTTTGTGGAATGTTTCCGTTTATAGCCAACAATTATCCGGATCAGTTTTACCGTCTCTTCACGTCGCTTTGTCTACACGCAGGCATCATACATCTAGTAATCACAGTTGCCTTTCAGCATATGCTGATGTCAGACCTAGAGCGACTCATTGGGCCATTGCGGATGGCGATCCTCTACATTGGATCCGGAATCGCCGGGAATCTGACGAGTGCAATTTTTGTGCCGTACAAAGCGGAA GTCGGCCCACTGCCATCGTTAGCTGGAGTGCTGTCATCATTGATGGTACAGCTGATACTGTGTCACTGGAAAAGCTTGAAGAAACCGCACGTAGCTATGATTAAATTACTTATCATCGGGTGTACATTATTCGGATTAGGAACACTGCCCTGGCAGCAGAACTTCACCGGTTTAATAGCCGGTTTACTCTTCGGTATCGGATTGACGTTGGCCTTCGTGCCGTTCGTGAGTGTCACGAAACACAGTAGAAAGAACAAA ATAAACCTTATTTGGACATGCATGGTTATACAGTTTATCGTATGCGCCGTGATGTTTATCATATTCTACGTCTTTCCAATGCTGTTCTCGTCTTTGAACTTCATCGATGGAAATCAACTGTCGGATCATAATTCCGCACACAGTTATCATGACCATTATAATCTGTACGAAGGCTACCAAAATTACAATCCTGGTATTGGAAATGGCCACGGTCATAACCATGGCAATGGAGGGGGTATAATCAATGGCGGGAATCATATTGTTACGACGTACAACGTGAACAACAACTTCAAATCGCCCACTAGCCACGGTGGCGGAATTCTGTACAATCATCACGACTACGGTGGAGGAGGCGGTGGTGGCATCAGCATGTCCGGTGGTATCAATAGGATTAGTAGTAGcaacaataataaaaataataatctgTTGAAAGGTATAAGTATGTGTGAAAAAGGGCAGTGTGTCCAACGTCAGCCGCGTAGCGCTGATACGAATGCATGA